CTCTTTCTGAATCATAAATACTGGTAAAAACAGAAGCCAAAGCTAGTTTAAATTCAATTTCCATTGATTTTAAAGATTGATGTTGACCAAGCATATTTTGTATTTCCTTGAAACTTTCAAAGTTTTTTATTGCTATTTGATAATCTTTTGGATTAAGAGTTAAAACAACATCATTGAAAAAAGTTGTTGCCAGATATTTCAAATTTTGTTCATTATCTTCTTTGTGCTCATTTGCTTTGTCAAGAGAAATTGATTTTTTAAATGATTCCAAAGACTCTAATCGTAAATTTGAAATTGGGTTTGATTTCTGTGAGGCTTTATAAATTTCCTTATAAATGAAGCCATGTACATACCAAGTATATGGATCCAAGGAAGAAATTTCATCATTAGCTGCATCATCAATAGCTAATTTTGCCTCTGAATAATTTTCATTTTGAAAATGAGTCAGGGCAATTGCAACCTTATTACTTTGTGCATAAGCACTAAGATTAATTGCAAGTAGCACAAATAGTATGAATTTAAATTTATTCATTCCAATTAATATACATTTACAGCAAGTGTTGATAAACTTGTACTGACTTTTAAATCATATTTTTCGGCATTTCCCTTGTTTAATTCAAATGCCTGTTTATTATCCTGAACAATAAAATTGATAGCTGAACCTTGCCTTGCCAAACCAGCCTTTTCAGTTATTAGCAAGGTGCTCCCATTTTTTACTTTATTTAATATTTCCTGAAAATCAGAAGTATGATCGGGAGATACAATTAACATGTGGCACTTTTCAATAGAGGATGCTGATTGAAACTTTTTTATTTCGATAGCTTGATTTCCTGCTCTTCGGGTAGATGCAAGATTATTTAATTCAGAAGACAAATTAGAATTTCCAATTACACCGATTACAAAATTTCCTTCTTTATAATTTAATGGCCATTCAATATTTTTTGTAAAACCATAGATAAACATGGTTTTCATTTTGGCATTTGTATTTACCGTTTGATTATTTAGATTATTGCCAAAAGAAGAGAGAAGAGCAGCCAAAATGGTTACACATATTACCCGTAAAGTATATGTTTTTATTGTTCTCACGTATTAAAAAAATTCAATTCTAATAGTACAGTTAATTTGGCAAGACTCAAATGTATAAAATTTAATTAAAAAAAAAAATTCAAAAGACTGTTATTTCAAAAAAAATAGCAGAATTTAAAAGTTGTATTTTTCAATTGCAAGAATGATTTGTACTGTATTAGGTAAAGAAAAAAAAGAAAATTTAATACAAAAAAAGAGGATGAAAAAACAAAGCGATACAATTTTGTACCGCCTTGTTTTGTGGGCCCACCTGGGCTCGAACCAGGGACCCTCAGATTATGAGTCTGATGCTCTAACCAGCTGAGCTATAGGCCCGGATAAATCTTGTTTAATACAAGATTTGCTCTTTTTTATAGTTTATTATAAAACGGATTGCAAAAGTATATATTTGCATCATATAAAACAATAACATTTTAAAATATGTTGAAAATTGATTCTAACAAATACAAAAACATAATTTTTGATTTAGGGGGTGTTATCTTAAACATAGATTATACCCTAACTGTTAATGCTTTCATTGAACTAGGAATAAATAATTTTGAAGGATTGTATTCAAAGGCAAATCAAAACCCGGTATTTGACAATTATGAAACCGGGAAAATTAATTCAAATGAATTTATAAAGGAAATTTCAAAACAATCCAAAACACCTCTTGATTCCATATCAATAACAAATGCCTGGAACTCCATGTTGCTTGACTTGCCGAGTGAGCGGCTTGATCTTCTAGAAAAAATAAAAAGCAAGTACAGGATTTTTTTATTAAGCAATACTAATGAGATTCATTGGATATCCTACTCTTCCTATTTAAAAAAGACATATGGATTTGAAGATCTTTCCAATTACTTTGAAAAGCAATATTTGTCTTTTAAAATAGGGATGAGAAAACCAAATAAAGAAATATTTGACTTTGTATTAAAAGAGAATGCCTTAAATGCTGAAGAAACCGTTTTTATCGATGACTCTATTCAACATGTTCAAGGAGCATTAGAAAGAGGTATTATGGGAATACATTTAACCGCAGGACAAACTATACTTGATCTGTTTAACCATTAACTGTTTTTATTTCCTGACAAAGTTCTATAAGAACCCCATTTGTGCTTTTAGGATGAAGAAAGGCGATTAGTTTATTGTCAGCCCCTTTTTTGGGAATTTCATTTAGGATAACAAAACCTTCTTTTTTTAACCGATTTATTTCATACAGGATATCTACTACCTCAAAAGCAATATGGTGAATTCCTTCGCCAT
This sequence is a window from Bacteroidota bacterium. Protein-coding genes within it:
- a CDS encoding YfiR family protein, with protein sequence MRTIKTYTLRVICVTILAALLSSFGNNLNNQTVNTNAKMKTMFIYGFTKNIEWPLNYKEGNFVIGVIGNSNLSSELNNLASTRRAGNQAIEIKKFQSASSIEKCHMLIVSPDHTSDFQEILNKVKNGSTLLITEKAGLARQGSAINFIVQDNKQAFELNKGNAEKYDLKVSTSLSTLAVNVY
- a CDS encoding HAD family phosphatase, yielding MLKIDSNKYKNIIFDLGGVILNIDYTLTVNAFIELGINNFEGLYSKANQNPVFDNYETGKINSNEFIKEISKQSKTPLDSISITNAWNSMLLDLPSERLDLLEKIKSKYRIFLLSNTNEIHWISYSSYLKKTYGFEDLSNYFEKQYLSFKIGMRKPNKEIFDFVLKENALNAEETVFIDDSIQHVQGALERGIMGIHLTAGQTILDLFNH